In one Antennarius striatus isolate MH-2024 chromosome 15, ASM4005453v1, whole genome shotgun sequence genomic region, the following are encoded:
- the LOC137608497 gene encoding uncharacterized bromodomain-containing protein 10 isoform X2, with product MRQSMCLQRMEEKFINQQYDSITEFVADFRLMLENCYRFHGVDHWISKQAQKLEIMLEQKLTLLSRTLREKTTLAVTSKGRFGAEEERGSGGTSTRRRLAPRSLATITVGGHESMMVQTLRLEEQQRAKDEKRQRELEKKEAEEMSAKEVEEWEQTLLSHASPHTVATLWELPAIGHFLCLAQTALNLPEIIFFELERCLLMPRCSTLLSKIMSSLLSPPQRRATLHRRPALTYCRWESDLRQRVMVWYRAVGASRDQPGRAEQLGLCHQFFSILGDISPLEEKPFHLLPFYQRVWLLKGLCDHVYETQKDVQDALLSQPIHECRESILGYDSKENAYIHFPHFCGADLRIYCQSPSAPPAFPFPSVWVKRVEIQQRTEVDHFDGIKGDSSKSDKRCYGGSLDTAKADDFKKGGMGTLGLFKRDNWQAEDDKKILKRWSLKEESEMESSAGDSCDDLKSDSKISTNSSSSHRHNPFRGICVEMHLKEEPIELKHQSKQLILKQKQDYSMGLTRTIKPETQEPCLSVGEHSYTGRSPARLVRQASPIKSVDLKMETECLSQECQRSSCLEGKTCCIKSEERQCCCSVSGPVIPLLSESAQNSSEDRMNDNIWTKKKRRKKKQGGEQLPRVKGEHKQQQHADRTRLCSSEAIKSAVQRVAKVIKRKDRKKKHKTGKKLETSKNCEDEPPLEPSFMLVCTSLEELRQLISKTEDELDDLESTKKRLGRWYYRREAVKDLHSTLIRLLNELLPWEPKLVKAFQRNRLRLKKEFDDFKKHPEYNNFVREECISSSSSSDDNDDEEEIGLGKEMCSLSDHYRRSQEEDLEHIVPRCLWSGASTGAFVSEPAGERTSTYIPPNHLKHPLTGIEKGCSLVARGHVGISDINSTVDSGPQSRTELIPSNQSMESDSAGSSSVPSQASVSPKLLILHPTAGLPKGYTPIPTLLAKSVGNKVTLMKRPVDYPGVSNIDRRNKGSLISLSTSPVLTTKLPDVHSSLSNSQQNLRQIQTQGLKQTKVPRQPEIVTLTAALPKSQHAKQTQTAPINPAQMVCKVPERLGQLVRTDRAGSLDISVHPLVDQQVQQVVILPSNLLIHKTEEEASSTHQQQCKDIQVQDRKVASPLCMSTNVPGFTIPENSIPFQQVTPLNDSRTLTSPSVSPHLQEGSMNKAGFKGTHVSSPQASTAQSAMPNLSSLTASCAISTEPVKSTGLKQELKTVCIRDSQSILVTTRGGNTGIVKVQTSSEQNALGSLPTNPIITISPQFKAFLISKTSQTLPQYTSSQTSPTTIPAVTTSISVAQPQNQVSSVLKPPSAIKYPMITAGTCVTSVNQAASTTVALGQGFNNSVGSTVATTIGKQAQTAVVGSHFQSSLLKNTVVPSLISSIVPQVLSQAEFINKTVLKRPSTDESSQPTKFILVTPSSASNTALSKGTCSAKSLPTSRVMFISQPTVTTTTTSLGSIPQHAVATGTNVQLMPSSLSSQTVKMELSPSHSVGMPNSETLSKGKNITVPSDIKMQLSGTTANIGQSIGVRSCLPSKSTPMSILDTDRPTATTGLVLVTNSNETITNCSDQLASHTSLTTTSRLHCIPSFIKLSQADPSSSSSPSTSLIAPEMFKNDLGTPPNILSNMSPAQMTTTTQKSPAQATHAHQSSNIQSDIGEGTTLFSSSSHLAVSKTQALIATSRTTNTQANTGTIQQRIVISTSTPLAAGTQILLNNTRFVVPLQGLGPGSHVLIISSPPTQQVPTAIASQMANHVTLTPGASVLSQTPARLPCVPAASCPFVACAPAVVPSLLPSNPKATPIRSTTAPCLGSTVLHCKTNVVSSLPKFPATHTGNFASLPVSSPTLLSSPPRFGNAPGLLSNVTAVSSSLATVRCSSTISPAVACPLARLSASQSSLNCSLPAKQIVSVTSPSLVLPIQQTTLGIHASSTALSKPAVHTGQDDIATKRTELAGMQPVLTGMRTHVLPTASVQSIANTVSRMQTVPIATVTPIGRIVDICEAAPVVTPHSSSSSALNTPAQTMASLRTNNSIHPPVVLTTQALGKYSLQASSLGMPTNVAPKLLISPDGAVLSTVQCQVKPTELTASPKPMDALLVSHNRTSGGLHTQDSS from the exons GACACTGCGAGAGAAAACTACCTTGGCAGTGACTTCTAAAGGACGTTTTGGTGCAGAAGAAGAGCGTGGTTCTGGGGGCACCTCGACCAGGAGGAGACTGGCTCCTCGTAGCCTCGCTACCATTACTGTTGGCGGGCATGAATCTATGATGGTCCAGACCCTACGACTGGAAGAGCAGCAAAGAGCCAAGGATGAGAAGAG GCAACGTGAGCTTGAGAAGAAGGAGGCAGAGGAAATGTCAGCTAAAGAGGTTGAGGAGTGGGAACAGACTTTGCTGTCGCACGCTTCCCCCCACACTGTGGCCACACTCTGGGAACTCCCTGCTATAGGGCACTTCCTTTGTCTGGCTCAGACTGCCCTTAATCTCCCGGAGATTATATTTTTCGAACTGGAGCGTTGTTTGCTGATGCCCCGTTGCAGTACTCTCTTGTCCAAAATCATGTCTTCCCTACTGTCCCCACCTCAGAGAAGGGCCACCCTTCACCGCCGGCCCGCCCTTACTTACTGCCGCTGGGAGTCAGACCTCAGGCAGCGGGTCATGGTTTGGTATCGAGCTGTCGGTGCTTCCCGTGATCAGCCAGGCCGGGCTGAGCAGTTGGGACTCTGCCACCAGTTCTTCAGCATTCTTGGTGACATCAGTCCTTTGGAAGAGAAACCCTTTCACTTGTTGCCCTTCTATCAGCGAGTATGGCTTCTGAAAGGGCTTTGTGATCACGTATACGAGACACAAAAAGATGTGCAGGATGCTCTGCTGTCCCAGCCTATTCATGAATGTAGGGAGTCTATTCTGGGCTACGACAGCAAAGAGAACGCTTATATTCATTTCCCACATTTCTGTGGGGCAGACCTGAGAATCTACTGCCAGAGTCCCAGTGCACCCCCAGCATTCCCTTTCCCTTCTGTGTGGGTCAAAAGGGTTGAAATACAGCAGAGGACAGAGGTGGATCATTTTGATGGAATCAAGGGTGACTCCAGTAAAAGTGATAAGAGATGCTATGGAGGCTCTTTGGACACAGCAAAGGCTGATGACTTTAAAAAGGGGGGCATGGGGACACTTGGTCTTTTCAAAAGGGACAATTGGCAGGCAGAGGATgataaaaaaattcttaaaagaTGGTCATTGAAGGAGGAGTCCGAAATGGAGTCTTCTGCTGGGGACTCTTGTGATGACTTAAAATCAGACTCAAAAATATCCACGAACTCATCCTCATCACATAGACACAATCCTTTCAGAGGAATATGTGTGGAAATGCATTTGAAGGAAGAGCCCATAGAGTTGAAGCATCAGTCCAAGCAGCTGATATTAAAGCAGAAGCAGGATTACTCAATGGGTTTGACGCGCACCATTAAACCAGAAACACAGGAGCCCTGTCTGAGTGTAGGTGAGCACAGCTACACAGGTAGGTCCCCGGCTCGGTTGGTGAGACAAGCCTCTCCAATAAAATCGGTTGACCTCAAAATGGAGACAGAATGTCTCAGCCAGGAATGCCAAAGGTCTTCTTGCTTGGAAGGCAAAACATGTTGTATCAAATCCGAAGAGCGACAGTGCTGCTGTAGCGTTTCAGGGCCAGTGATACCCTTGTTGTCTGAGAGCGCTCAAAATTCAAGTGAAGATAGAATGAATGACAATAtctggaccaaaaaaaaaaggcgaaaGAAAAAGCAAGGGGGGGAACAGCTGCCAAGGGTGAAGGGAGAGCACAAGCAACAACAGCATGCAGACAGAACAAGGCTGTGCTCGTCTGAGGCGATCAAGTCTGCAGTGCAGAGAGTCGCCAAAGTGatcaaaagaaaagacaggaagaaaaaacataaaacag GAAAAAAGCTTGAAACATCAAAGAACTGTGAAGATGAACCTCCACTTGAACCGTCCTTTATG TTGGTGTGCACCAGTTTAGAGGAATTACGACAGCTGATCAGTAAGACAGAAGATGAGCTTGATGACCTGGAGAGCACAAAAAAGAGATTG GGTCGGTGGTATTATAGGAGAGAAGCAGTAAAAGACCTCCACAGCACTCTCATCAGATTATTGAATGAACTCCTACCATGGGAACCAAAACTTGTTAAAGCCTTTCAAAGAAACAG GCTTCGTTTAAAGAAGGAATTTGATGATTTCAAGAAGCACCCAGAATACAATAACTTTGTTCGCGAGGAGTGtatttcttcatcatcatcatcagacgacaatgatgatgaggaagagatTGGTTTGGGGAAGGAGATGTGTTCACTCTCCGATCATTATAGAAGATCACAAGAGGAAGACCTGGAACATATTGTTCCCAGATGTCTTTGGAGTGGAG CAAGTACCGGAGCGTTTGTGTCTGAGCCTGCTGGAGAAAGAACATCGACCTACATACCACCAAACCACCTAAAACATCCCCTGACTGGCATAGAAAAAGGCTGTAGTCTGGTGGCAAGAGGTCATGTTGGCATCAGTGACATTAATTCTACAGTTGATTCTGGGCCACAATCTAGAACCGAACTTATTCCATCAAATCAATCCATGGAGTCAGACTCAGCAGGGTCATCAAGTGTACCATCCCAGGCTTCTGTGTCACCTAAACTCCTCATTCTCCACCCCACCGCTGGACTACCTAAGGGCTACACGCCCATCCCCACCCTGCTGGCCAAGAGTGTGGGAAACAAAGTGACCTTAATGAAACGGCCTGTTGATTATCCAGGGGTCAGCAATATCGATAGACGGAACAAAGGCTCATTGATCTCCCTGTCTACCTCTCCAGTGTTAACCACAAAACTTCCAGATGTACATAGTTCTCTTTCCAATTCACAGCAGAACCTTCGACAAATACAGACCCAAGGACTAAAACAGACTAAAGTTCCAAGACAGCCTGAAATAGTCACGTTGACGGCAGCTCTTCCTAAGTCACAGCACGCCAAACAAACCCAGACTGCACCAATAAATCCAGCCCAGATGGTTTGCAAGGTACCGGAGAGGCTTGGCCAGCTTGTCAGGACAGACAGAGCTGGCTCACTGGATATCTCTGTTCATCCACTTGTGGACCAGCAAGTGCAGCAAGTGGTAATTTTGCCGTCAAACCTTCTCATTCACAAAACTGAAGAAGAGGCATCTTCTACACATCAGCAACAGTGTAAGGACATTCAGGTCCAAGACCGTAAAGTGGCCAGCCCATTATGTATGTCCACCAATGTGCCTGGGTTCACCATCCCTGAAAACAGCATCCCTTTTCAACAAGTCACACCCCTTAATGATAGTAGGACACTGACATCTCCTTCAGTGTCTCCTCATCTGCAAGAGGGGTCCATGAACAAGGCAGGGTTCAAGGGGACACATGTCAGCAGCCCCCAAGCTAGCACAGCACAAAGTGCCATGCCAAACCTGTCATCTCTCACTGCTTCTTGTGCAATTTCTACTGAGCCTGTGAAATCCACAGGCCTTAAACAGGAACTTAAGACTGTGTGTATCCGTGACTCACAGTCTATCCTGGTAACAACTAGAGGAGGCAACACAGGTATCGTAAAAGTTCAGACATCATCCGAGCAGAATGCACTGGGTTCTTTGCCCACCAATCCAATCATTACTATCTCTCCTCAGTTTAAAGCCTTCCTCATTTCTAAGACATCACAAACTCTTCCTCAGTATACTTCCTCTCAGACTTCCCCTACTACCATACCAGCAGTAACAACAAGTATCTCAGTGGCCCAACCCCAGAACCAAGTTTCTTCAGTATTAAAGCCCCCTTCCGCTATCAAATATCCCATGATTACAGCAGGCACTTGTGTCACTTCTGTAAATCAGGCTGCAAGCACTACAGTAGCTTTAGGTCAAGGCTTCAATAACTCAGTTGGTTCTACAGTTGCAACAACAATTGGAAAACAAGCACAGACAGCTGTTGTTGGTTCTCATTTTCAATCTTCATTATTGAAAAACACTGTTGTCCCATCACTGATTAGTTCAATCGTTCCCCAAGTTCTTTCACAAGCAGAATTCATCAACAAGACTGTTCTGAAACGCCCAAGTACAGATGAGAGTTCCCAACCTACTAAATTCATTTTGGTTACTCCTTCCTCTGCCTCAAATACAGCCTTATCAAAAGGAACGTGTTCTGCAAAATCCCTGCCTACTTCAAGAGTGATGTTCATCAGTCAGCCCACAGTGACGACAACCACCACCTCATTAGGAAGCATTCCACAGCATGCAGTAGCTACAGGCACTAATGTACAGCTGATGCCATCTTCATTATCAAGTCAAACTGTAAAGATGGAATTAAGCCCAAGTCACTCTGTTGGCATGCCCAACTCAGAAACATTGTCCAAGGGCAAGAACATCACTGTACCCTCAG ATATTAAAATGCAGTTGTCAGGGACGACGGCAAACATTGGACAGTCCATTGGTGTCCGGTCGTGTTTACCTTCCAAAAGCACACCAATGTCTATTTTGGATACAGACCGTCCAACAGCCACCACTGGACTGGTGTTGGTTACAAATTCTAATGAAACCATCACAAACTGTTCTGACCAGCTTGCCTCCCACACTTCTCTGACTACAACATCTCGGCTCCACTGCATCCCTTCATTCATCAAGCTCTCACAAGCAGAcccttcatcatcttcatctccatctacCTCCCTTATTGCACCAGAGATGTTCAAAAATGACCTTGGCACACCCCCAAATATATTGTCCAATATGTCTCCAGCTCAGATGACCACTACCACACAGAAGAGCCCAGCCCAAGCCACTCATGCTCATCAGTCTTCAAATATCCAAAGTGACATTGGTGAGGGAACGACCTTGTTCAGTTCTTCCTCTCACCTTGCTGTCAGTAAAACCCAGGCATTAATCGCCACGTCAAGAACCACCAATACCCAAGCCAATACTGGCACAATACAACAGAGAATAGTCATCAGCACCTCCACGCCCCTCGCTGCTGGCACGCAGATCCTCCTCAACAATACACGTTTTGTGGTCCCCCTCCAGGGTTTGGGCCCAGGCAGCCATGTCTTAATCATCTCCAGCCCTCCTACCCAACAAGTGCCTACTGCCATTGCTTCCCAAATGGCAAATCACGTCACTCTAACCCCTGGAGCATCAGTTTTATCCCAAACCCCTGCCAGGCTGCCTTGTGTGCCAGCTGCAAGTTGTCCTTTTGTAGCATGTGCACCTGCTGTTGTACCATCACTGCTCCCAAGTAATCCCAAAGCCACGCCAATCCGATCAACAACCGCACCTTGCCTTGGCTCGACCGTGCTACATTGTAAGACAAATGTAGTTTCTTCTTTACCCAAGTTTCCAGCCACACATACTGGTAATtttgcatcacttcctgtgagtTCACCCACTCTGCTTTCTTCCCCACCAAGATTTGGAAATGCACCTGGCTTACTTTCTAATGTCACTGCTGTCAGCTCATCACTGGCTACCGTCAGATGTTCATCAACCATTTCTCCTGCAGTAGCATGCCCCTTGGCCAGATTGTCGGCATCTCAATCGTCGTTGAATTGTTCTCTTCCTGCCAAACAAATAGTTTCAGTCACATCCCCCAGTCTAGTCTTACCAATCCAGCAGACAACACTTGGAATTCATGCATCCTCCACTGCTTTATCAAAACCTGCAGTGCATACAGGACAAGACGATATAGCAACAAAAAGAACTGAACTAGCAGGGATGCAACCAGTGCTTACTGGCATGCGAACACATGTTTTGCCTACAGCATCTGTCCAATCAATCGCAAATACAGTGTCAAGGATGCAGACGGTGCCTATTGCTACAGTTACACCAATCGGACGTATCGTCGACATCTGTGAAGCAGCACCTGTGGTGACCCCCCATTCATCCAGCAGCTCTGCACTAAACACTCCAGCTCAAACAATGGCATCGCTGAGGACAAacaactccatccatccacctgttGTCCTGACCACTCAAGCACTTGGAAAGTACTCTCTGCAGGCCTCATCCTTAGGTATGCCGACCAATGTAGCACCCAAGCTACTCATTAGCCCTGATGGGGCTGTTTTGAGCACAGTTCAGTGTCAGGTCAAACCAACAGAGCTAACTGCCTCCCCCAAACCAATGGATGCACTGCTGGTTTCTCACAACAGAACCTCTGGAGGACTACACACACAGGATTCCTCTTAA